The proteins below come from a single Candidatus Coatesbacteria bacterium genomic window:
- a CDS encoding L-serine ammonia-lyase: MEGLRQLYRSGYGPSSSHTMGPRRAAEEFSARVSRDCAFRVTLYGSLAATGKGHLTREVLGDFFAGRRLELHWEPETFLPRHPNALRFEARDAGGAVIAEELYYSVGGGQLKTDKDWDVPAARVYPHDSMDGILRWCRRENRHLWEYVYIHEGAQIEDFLDETWRVMVESIERGVEAEGVLPGELRVPRKASSYLTKAQHSSGVLKHRGRIFAYALAVSEENAAGGRIVTAPTCGSCGVVPAVLYYLLGQYKLSRAKVRRALAAAGLLGCVVKERGSISGAEVGCQGEIGTACAMAAAAAVQLMGGSPNQAEYAAEMGIEHHLGLTCDPVKGYVQIPCIERNAVGAGRAVECAAYAALSDGRHRISLDEVVATMVETGRDLNPLYRETSTGGLAKHWREVEEDGE, translated from the coding sequence ATGGAAGGACTCAGACAGCTCTACCGCAGCGGTTACGGACCCTCGTCCAGCCACACCATGGGCCCCCGGCGCGCCGCCGAGGAGTTCAGTGCGCGGGTGTCGCGGGATTGCGCCTTTCGCGTCACCCTTTACGGCTCCCTGGCCGCCACGGGCAAGGGCCATCTGACCCGTGAGGTCCTGGGGGATTTCTTCGCCGGGCGACGGCTGGAGTTGCACTGGGAGCCGGAGACCTTTCTGCCCCGCCACCCCAACGCGTTGCGCTTCGAGGCCCGGGACGCCGGGGGCGCTGTTATCGCCGAGGAACTGTACTACAGCGTCGGCGGCGGCCAGCTCAAGACCGACAAGGACTGGGACGTCCCCGCCGCCCGGGTCTACCCCCACGACTCGATGGACGGCATCCTGCGCTGGTGTCGGCGGGAGAACCGCCACCTCTGGGAGTACGTTTACATCCACGAGGGGGCGCAGATCGAGGACTTTCTCGATGAGACCTGGCGGGTGATGGTGGAGTCGATCGAGCGCGGCGTCGAGGCCGAGGGCGTCCTGCCCGGCGAGCTGCGCGTTCCGCGCAAGGCCTCCAGTTACCTGACGAAGGCCCAGCATTCTTCGGGCGTGCTCAAGCACCGGGGCAGGATCTTCGCCTACGCCCTGGCGGTCAGCGAGGAGAACGCCGCCGGCGGGCGGATCGTCACCGCGCCGACCTGCGGCTCCTGCGGCGTGGTGCCGGCGGTTCTCTACTATCTGCTGGGGCAGTACAAGCTGTCGCGGGCCAAGGTCCGGCGCGCCCTGGCCGCCGCCGGTCTCCTCGGCTGCGTGGTCAAGGAGCGCGGCTCGATCTCCGGCGCCGAGGTCGGCTGCCAGGGTGAGATCGGCACGGCCTGCGCCATGGCCGCCGCCGCGGCGGTGCAGCTGATGGGCGGCAGCCCCAACCAGGCCGAATACGCCGCCGAGATGGGCATCGAGCACCATCTCGGCCTGACCTGCGATCCGGTCAAGGGCTACGTCCAGATCCCCTGCATCGAGCGCAACGCCGTCGGCGCCGGCCGGGCGGTGGAGTGCGCCGCCTACGCCGCCCTCTCCGACGGCCGCCACCGCATCAGCCTCGACGAGGTCGTCGCCACCATGGTCGAAACGGGCCGCGACCTCAACCCGCTCTACCGCGAGACCTCGACGGGCGGCCTGGCCAAGCACTGGCGCGAGGTGGAAGAGGATGGGGAGTGA